From Flavobacterium lipolyticum, one genomic window encodes:
- a CDS encoding anti-sigma factor: MKKENDDLDQLFKKFENQWDVAELTSDHQLDFLNKLNKKQPKKKNHAVWAIAASIVVLLGVSIFYNSYQEPKQYKFASKEAKRTDSIFSILIDNELVKLKEKSSPQNEQIINDALKQMKVFDTDYAKIMKELQKNGENKQIIYAMISNLETRISFLQTVLKRIEENENFKTNTTHEKTL; the protein is encoded by the coding sequence ATGAAAAAGGAAAATGACGATTTAGATCAATTATTCAAAAAGTTTGAGAACCAATGGGATGTAGCCGAATTAACTTCTGACCATCAGCTTGATTTCTTAAATAAATTAAACAAAAAACAACCTAAGAAGAAAAATCATGCGGTCTGGGCCATTGCTGCTTCAATTGTGGTATTGTTGGGGGTATCTATATTCTACAACAGTTACCAGGAGCCTAAACAGTATAAGTTTGCTTCAAAGGAAGCCAAAAGAACCGATTCGATATTCAGTATTTTAATCGATAATGAGCTAGTAAAATTAAAAGAAAAAAGTTCTCCTCAGAATGAACAGATTATTAACGATGCCTTAAAACAAATGAAGGTGTTTGATACCGATTATGCAAAAATCATGAAAGAATTGCAGAAAAACGGCGAAAACAAACAAATTATTTATGCCATGATCAGTAACCTGGAAACACGTATTTCCTTTTTACAAACAGTATTGAAACGCATTGAAGAAAATGAAAATTTTAAAACTAACACTACACATGAAAAAACATTATAA